GTCGAACAGCCGCGAAATCGCTCGCTTCCGCCGCTGTTCGCCCGCGTTGAAATCGATCGAGGGACCGCTCGCCATCGAATCGTAGACGCCGGGACTCCCGACTTTGTCGACGTGTAGAACCGTCAGGTCGGCGCCGGGATAGACCGAGCACGCGTGCTCGACGGCTTCCCAGGAGCGCGTCGATCCGTCGATCGGAACGAGCACCCGGTGGGGCCGCTCGTCGGCGTCCTCGGCCGGGGCGGCTTCTGGGATTTCGGGAGTCTCTCCGTCCGGCCGGGGTAAGACCGGGACCGGCAACTCGGTTTCGGCCGTCAACCGGTGGGCGTGATCTCCGGAGAGGAGTTTGATCCACCGGCTGCCCGGTCGCGGCGTGAACCCGATGGCCGTCGCGTCGAACGCCGCGGCGGCGTCGAGGATTTCGTCGACGACGTCCGGACCGTACCGAAGCTCCGTCCGCACCTCGTGTGCGGTGTCGCCGAGCCGATCGCGGACGATCTCGAAGATCGCCTCGGCTTGCTGGCGTCTGGCGTCGAACGGCGCCTTGTCCGGTCCGCCCTCCGTCTTCTCGATGACGTGCACGACGACCACGTCCCCGTCCGGTTCGAGGGAGGGTTCCACCGCCTCGCACGTCGTTTCGGCGTCGCTCTCTTCGGCGATCGGCAGCAGGATGCGCTCGAACACCGGCTGCGTCATCGGCGGACACCTCCGCGTTCCGCGCCGACGAACGCGCGAATCGTTTCGTCCTCGACGCCGCCGCAGGAGAACACCGTCACGACGTCGGCCGGCCGGATCGTCGTGTCCCCGTGCGGGGTGAGCAGCTCGTCGTCGCGGGTGATCGAGACGACGAGCGGATCCTCGTCGAGGAGCCCGTTCTCGGCCGCGTCGGAGAGCGCGACGCCCGCGATCGGCGCGTCGGACTGTACCGTCAACTCGACGACCTCGGAGTCCCCCGAGAGGTCGATGAAGGTGGCGGGAATCGCCGACCGCGTCCCGTCGGGACCGAACGGTTCGTACGCGCGCACCTCGTCGTTCTCGACGAGCATCTCGTCTTCGATCTCGATCCCGATCTCCGAGAGGGTCGTCCCGATGCGACGGAGGTCTCGAGCGTTTTCCCCGACGGCGAGGACGTGAAAGTTCCGGCGGCCGCCCATCAGTATCCGGACGTTGACGGCGCCCGGGATCTGGTAGGCGGCGCGCGCGGCCGTCTTCCGGTCCGCGAACGGGACGCTACACATGAAGAGCGTCGCCAGGCGCCCGTCGGTTCGTTCGAGGTCGACGTGGGCGTGATAGCCCGTGATGACGCCGCGCTCCTCGAGCCGCTCGATGCGGTTCCGGACGGTTCCCGGCGAGACGTCGATTCGGTCGGCGATGACCGGCGCTGACGCGTCTCGAGCGTCGGCCATTAACTCGTAGAGGATTCGCCGATCGAGCTCGTCGAGTTGGTACGCCGAACCGGATGGATGGTTCGCCATCGGTGCTCACCGACCGCCCAAATAGCGAGCGAGTGCATGAACCTACCTCTTGCAAGCGGAAGTATCCCGGAGTAAATCAGCGCATACTGAGACGTATCTGATCTATTACCAAATGACGAAACCCGACGAGCATCCGAGGAGACTCCTCGAGGTCGGATCGGCGTCTCGCGGCGCCGCCTCTCGACACGGAGGTTAAACCGCCTCGAGACGTACACCGGAACGATGGACGACGAGGACCCGTCAGCGATTCGCTCGATCGCCGTCTCGCCGGACGACGCCGTCGACGCCTTCGTCTACGGCCGGGAGAACCCCGGAGAGGCCGTCCTTCGCGTGACGCCGCCGTTCCACGGCCGGATGCGAGCCCGGATCCACGTCTACCGCGTCGACGACGCGCACCTCACCGGCGCGGTCCACCTCTCGCCCGACGACGTCATCGAGGACGACGTACTGGCGGCGTATCCCCGCCTCGAGAACGCACTCGAGGACGCTGCGCCGGACGAAACCGAGGAGGTTCGAAAGCGACACGCCGAACGGGTCGGGGCGTGGCAGGAGCGAGCACGGAAGGCGATCGTCGAGACGGTTGCTCTCGAAACCGCCGACGGGTCACGCCGAGTCGACCTCAAATCCCTCGGCTAACGAAACTGGTTACGGTTCCGAGAAATCTTCGAACGCTGAGTGCGATGTCCCCGCGAGTCGGTGTGTAGCACCACACTTTCACTTTCACTCCGGACGGATCGGTTTGACGTACTGTCAATCGAACTGGTAGGTATGACGCTAATCGTGGACCGAATGGAGGATCGGAGCGAGCGAGACGAACTGGCAGAGACCCGATCGACCGTCGAGGCGGAGCGACAGCGTATCGACGTCACTGACCTGCACGCGGACGGCATCTCGGAGTTCGTCGACGCGAACGTCGATACCGACGCCGTTTCGCTCGAGCACCGCGGCGCTCGAACGTTCCTCGTGCTCGAGAACTGAGGGGACCGACCGGGTGGCCGGGCTTCGCCACTTTCGACCGCGCCAGCGTGCTACACCTTCGAAACGTCGGCTGCACTTTCCGCCGCCTGGCGAACCGTCTCGACGGTCGCGCTCGGCGACGTCGCCGCCACGGCCGCGTTGAGTGCCCCCTCGAGGATCGGCGCGTCGGCGATGGCCACCTCGCCGACGGCGGCCTCCTCGATCGCGAGTTCGGCGTTCATCACGGCGCTGCCGAGATCGACGAGGACGACGACGCCGTGTTCGCGTCCGACGGCCTCGATCGCCTCCCGGATCGGTCCCGGGGTCGTCCCGATTCGACCGTCTTCCGTCCCGCCGACGGCCTCGATTCGGGCATCGCCACCCATCTCCTGGGCGATCTCGCGGATGCCGTCGGCGGCCCGTCGACTGTGTGAGACGACGACGATACCGACCATCAGGCACCTCCACTGTCGTCGTCGACGGCGGCCTCCTCCAGTTCCTCGGGGTCGACGTCCGCTTCGGCGTCCATCTCGACGTCGCCGTCCAGATACTCCGCGGCGACCTCGAACACCTCCTCGAGCAGATAGAGCGTGCTCGTCGCACCGGGGTCCTGGTGGCCGACGGATCGCCAGCCGAGGTACGACGCACGCCCCTTCCTGGCCCGTATCGGCGTGGTAAACGCGACGCCACGCTGGGCGGCGTCGACGGCCCTTCCGAGCGCCTCGAGAGGCTCGCAGTCGTCGACCTCGATCGATTTCTTGTAGGTGTGGACCGCCGGCGTGAGCGCGTCGACCATCGTCTTGTCGCCGACGGACGCCTTCCCCCGCTCCTCGACCGTCTCGAGGTATCGTTCGGCGAACGCGACCGTCGTCTCGTCGGTGATCCCGTCCTCGAGTTCCTGGCTCGCCTTCATCAACGAGCCGCCGTAGAGCGGCCCGGAGGCGCCGCCGACCTCCGAGACGAGCGCGACGCCGGTCGTCTTGACGAGCTCCGCGGGTTCGTCGTCGGCGTCCTCGAGCCGTTCCAGGGCGGCCTGAAACCCGCGATTCATGTTCGCACCGTGGTCCGCGTCGCCGATCGCGGAGTCCAGTTCGGTCAGGTGGGTTTTCTCCGCTTCGAACCGATCTGCGGCCGCCTCGACCGCTTCGCGGACCGCCTCGGACTGGGTTTCCCGATCCATTCTGATCTCACCGATCCTCCGTGACGGTCAGTCCGGGCGTTTCGGCCGGAGCGGCGAGCAACTCCTTCAGTTCGTCGTCGAGTTCGAGTACCGTGATCGAGCAACCCATCATGTCGAGCGAGGTCATGTAGTCGCCGACCCAGGCGTCCCACGTCTCCAGTCCGCGATCGTCGAGCAGGTCCTGCAACCGGCGATTGACGACGTAGAGCTCCATCAGGGGTGTGCCCCCCATCCCGTTGACGATGGTCGCGACCTCCGCGCCAGACTCGAGGTCGAGGTCCTCGAGCACGGTTTCGGTGAGGCGGTCCGTGATCTCGTCGGCGGACATGATCTCCGTGCGTTCGGTCCCCGGTTCGCCGTGAATGCCGATTCCGAGTTCGATCTCGTCCTCGCCGAGGTCGAACGTCGGCTCGCCCTTTTCGGGCGTGACACACGACGTGAGCGCCATTCCCATCGTTCCAACGCGATCGTTCGTCTTCTCGGCGACGCGTTTGATCTCCTCGAGATCGCCGCCCCGCCGAGCCATCGCACCCGCGACCTTGTGGACGAATATCGTGCCGCAGACGCCGCGGCGGCCCGACGTGTACAGTGAGTCCTCGACGGCGACGTCGTCGTTGACGACGACGTACTCGACGTCCGCATCGGCCTCCATCTCCGCCATCTCGATGGCCGTCTCGAAGTTCATCACGTCCCCCTCGTAGTTCTTGACGACGCAGAGGACGCCCTCGCCGCCGTCACAGGCCTGGATCATCTCGCTCAACTGGTCGGCCGTCGGCGACGTGAACACCTCACCGGCGGCCGCGCCGTCGAGCATTCCGTCACCGATGTAGCCCGCGTGGGTCGGCTCGTGTCCGCTCCCGCCTCCGGAGACGAGACCGACTTTCCCCTCTACGGGAGCGTCGGCTCGGACGACGACCTCCGTCCCCTCGAGTCGCCGCAGTTCCGGATGGGCTGCGACCATTCCCTCGAGCATTTCGTCGACGACCGTTTCGGGATCGTTGATCAGTTTCTTCATGAAATATCGTCACGTGTATTGTATACCCATACCACGATAAGAGTTGTTTGCTATGAGGGGTCTCGCCCGAGGCTCGTGGCAGGAGCCGGAGGATGTCGCGTCGAGCGAATCCACACGCACAGCCGCTCCGAAAGCGCATCCCACGTCCCGGAACCGACCTCAACAACCTCGGCGTCGGATCCCGACACGACCTCGCCAACGGACTCGTTCTCCGCGTTCCGACGCTCTCCGTTCGCGACCTGTCCGTCTCACGACTGCTCCCCCGGGGCGTTTTTACGGCGGTCGTCGGACGACTCGTATGACGAACGCTCGAGACGGGATCGACGACGGTCGAACTTCGGGGACCGACTCGAGAGCGATCACGACGACAGCTATCGGTCAGCGAGAGGACACTGCCGAGGGAAACGGAACGCGTCTCGAACGAGGTTCGATGCGACGTGACGTTCTCGAGCGAACCGCCGGACTCGCCGCCGCTGGCGCGACCGGCGCGGTAGGGTCAGCCGGTGCGACGGATCGCGAACCGGACGCCGAACCGGGTGGCCGAACCGATGCACCACAGGACGACGTCGACGACCTGCCGCTGATCGACGCGCACACTCACCTGATTCCCGAAGCGACGCTTGATCGAGAGCCGCTCTCCGCCGAGGGACTGGTGTCCTGGATGGACGAGAACGGGATCGATCGCGCCGTCGTTCTGGCGCTCGACTCCCCCGAGAGCTACCCGGTCCCCGCCTCGAGTCCGTGGGTACTCGAGCAGGTCGGGTCCTATCCCGA
This DNA window, taken from Natronococcus sp. CG52, encodes the following:
- a CDS encoding universal stress protein, which produces MTQPVFERILLPIAEESDAETTCEAVEPSLEPDGDVVVVHVIEKTEGGPDKAPFDARRQQAEAIFEIVRDRLGDTAHEVRTELRYGPDVVDEILDAAAAFDATAIGFTPRPGSRWIKLLSGDHAHRLTAETELPVPVLPRPDGETPEIPEAAPAEDADERPHRVLVPIDGSTRSWEAVEHACSVYPGADLTVLHVDKVGSPGVYDSMASGPSIDFNAGEQRRKRAISRLFDEAREIAAEHGVGLSTITLSGNVVSSIVTCAEETDADLVVVASHGRTGLKQKLLGSTTESVVRRSTVPVTVVR
- a CDS encoding Lrp/AsnC family transcriptional regulator, whose protein sequence is MANHPSGSAYQLDELDRRILYELMADARDASAPVIADRIDVSPGTVRNRIERLEERGVITGYHAHVDLERTDGRLATLFMCSVPFADRKTAARAAYQIPGAVNVRILMGGRRNFHVLAVGENARDLRRIGTTLSEIGIEIEDEMLVENDEVRAYEPFGPDGTRSAIPATFIDLSGDSEVVELTVQSDAPIAGVALSDAAENGLLDEDPLVVSITRDDELLTPHGDTTIRPADVVTVFSCGGVEDETIRAFVGAERGGVRR
- the dhaM gene encoding dihydroxyacetone kinase phosphoryl donor subunit DhaM: MVGIVVVSHSRRAADGIREIAQEMGGDARIEAVGGTEDGRIGTTPGPIREAIEAVGREHGVVVLVDLGSAVMNAELAIEEAAVGEVAIADAPILEGALNAAVAATSPSATVETVRQAAESAADVSKV
- the dhaL gene encoding dihydroxyacetone kinase subunit DhaL is translated as MDRETQSEAVREAVEAAADRFEAEKTHLTELDSAIGDADHGANMNRGFQAALERLEDADDEPAELVKTTGVALVSEVGGASGPLYGGSLMKASQELEDGITDETTVAFAERYLETVEERGKASVGDKTMVDALTPAVHTYKKSIEVDDCEPLEALGRAVDAAQRGVAFTTPIRARKGRASYLGWRSVGHQDPGATSTLYLLEEVFEVAAEYLDGDVEMDAEADVDPEELEEAAVDDDSGGA
- the dhaK gene encoding dihydroxyacetone kinase subunit DhaK — protein: MKKLINDPETVVDEMLEGMVAAHPELRRLEGTEVVVRADAPVEGKVGLVSGGGSGHEPTHAGYIGDGMLDGAAAGEVFTSPTADQLSEMIQACDGGEGVLCVVKNYEGDVMNFETAIEMAEMEADADVEYVVVNDDVAVEDSLYTSGRRGVCGTIFVHKVAGAMARRGGDLEEIKRVAEKTNDRVGTMGMALTSCVTPEKGEPTFDLGEDEIELGIGIHGEPGTERTEIMSADEITDRLTETVLEDLDLESGAEVATIVNGMGGTPLMELYVVNRRLQDLLDDRGLETWDAWVGDYMTSLDMMGCSITVLELDDELKELLAAPAETPGLTVTEDR